A DNA window from Fragaria vesca subsp. vesca linkage group LG3, FraVesHawaii_1.0, whole genome shotgun sequence contains the following coding sequences:
- the LOC101314351 gene encoding uncharacterized protein LOC101314351 translates to MSCCCGEDCRPIGFLLGLPFAFVALLLSVIGVFIWIVGLALTCICPCCLCATIIVELALSLVKAPFTIMKWFTSKIPC, encoded by the exons ATGAGCTGCTGTTGCGGTGAGGATTGCCGGCCTATAGGGTTTCTACTTGGCCTGCCCTTCGCCTTCGTTGCTCTGCTCCTCTCCGTTATCGGCGTGTTCATCTGGATTGTCGG GTTGGCCTTGACTTGCATATGTCCATGCTGCTTGTGTGCGACGATCATAGTTGAGCTTGCTCTTTCGTTGGTGAAGGCTCCATTTACAATCATGAAGTGGTTCACATCCAAGATCCCTTGTTAG